One Festucalex cinctus isolate MCC-2025b chromosome 1, RoL_Fcin_1.0, whole genome shotgun sequence genomic region harbors:
- the LOC144007425 gene encoding uncharacterized protein LOC144007425, translated as MFTMAKVKYEEELCGAQEDNERQRQLLDAVYKQPRVVLNRADVGEKYLGPEKQELKSRHVKKEEEEHAYIKEEEEPLCVKEEEVEDDVTKSPLTFVALKSDDNGEHEEDRGAEPPSSSSTQHMKTEGDADQWGPPQAQSDDTRSQSADTDDDDDEYAKRNQADNNRCKCSQCGKTFSSKGNLKVHLRKHTGEKPFACPDCGKSFSRQSVLTIHARTHTGEKPFACPDCGKSFSDKGSLKIHKRTHTEEKPFSCSDCGKSFSQQSNLTSHTRTHSGEKPFSCSDCGKSFSQKSQLTSHTRTHTGEKPFSCPDCGKSFSDKGNLKKHTRTHTGEKPFACPDCGKSFSHKSHLTSHTRTHTGEKPFACPDCGQSFSQQSHLTSHTRTHSGENPFSCPDCGKSFSDKGNLKKHILEKNLLPAQTVAKAFLDSQS; from the coding sequence atgttggtgaaaaatatcttGGTCCTGAGAAGCAGGAACTGAAGTCTCGtcatgttaaaaaggaggaggaagagcatgcttacattaaagaggaggaagagcccCTTTGTGTCAAAgaagaggaggttgaggatgatgtcaccaagtcaccactgACCTTTGTTGCTTTAAAGAGTGACGATAACGGTGAGCATGAGGAggacagaggggcggagccaccaagcagcagctcaactcaACACATGAAGACAGAAGGTGATGCAGACCAGTGGGGACCACCACAAGCACAAAGTGATGACACAAGGTCACAGTCTGCTGAcactgacgacgacgatgatgaataCGCTAAACGTAATCAGGCTGACAACAACCGCtgcaaatgttctcagtgtgggaaaacattcagttcaaaagggaatttgaaagttcacttgagaaaacatactggagaaaaaccttttgcctgcccagactgtggcaaaagtttcTCTCGGCAGTCAGTTTTAACAATCCacgcaagaacacacactggagagaaaccttttgcctgcccagactgtggcaaaagcttctctgataagggaagtttaaaaatacacaaaagaacaCATACTGAAGAAAAAcccttttcctgctcagactgtggcaaaagttttTCTCagcagtcaaatttaacaagccacacaagaacacacagtggagaaaaacctttttcctgctcagactgtggcaaaagtttctctcagaagtcacaattaacaagccacacaagaacacacactggagaaaaacctttttcttgcccagactgtggcaaaagcttctccgacaagggaaatttaaaaaaacacacaagaacacatactggagaaaaaccttttgcctgcccagactgtggtaaaagtttctctcacaagtcacatttaacaagccacacaagaacgcacactggagaaaaaccttttgcctgcccagactgtggccaaagtttctctcagcagtcacatttaacaagccacacaagaacacacagtggagaaaaccctttttcttgcccagactgtggcaaaagcttctccgacaagggaaatttaaaaaaacacatactggagaaaaaccttttgcctgcccagactgtggcaaaagcttttcTCGACAGTCAGAGTtaa